A window of Eubacteriaceae bacterium ES3 contains these coding sequences:
- a CDS encoding EFR1 family ferrodoxin (N-terminal region resembles flavodoxins. C-terminal ferrodoxin region binds two 4Fe-4S clusters.): MIFYFSGTGNSLHLAKVLAEKTGENLVNIAQTIDEGMLEFELEENERIGFVFPVYAWAPPEIVLDFIRHLSLMGEVGYVFAVINCGGSEGKTTSILKKALEKKGMELNSSFTLQMPSNYIIGSDVESQEEASKKLQAAAQKLIEIGEVVKNYKKGFFHTLPGNMPGMKSKLAGSMFNQFARSTGKFYANDECNQCGLCVKICPLHTISLEDKPVWGKDCTMCLACINRCPKKAIQYGKNTEKRGRYSHPDLK, translated from the coding sequence ATGATTTTTTATTTTTCAGGAACTGGTAATTCGCTTCATCTGGCAAAGGTTTTGGCTGAAAAAACGGGTGAGAATCTGGTTAATATCGCCCAAACGATAGATGAGGGAATGCTTGAATTTGAACTTGAAGAAAATGAAAGGATTGGATTTGTTTTTCCGGTATATGCCTGGGCGCCCCCGGAAATCGTACTTGATTTTATTAGGCATCTGAGTCTTATGGGAGAGGTTGGCTATGTTTTTGCCGTTATCAATTGCGGTGGAAGTGAAGGGAAGACCACCAGTATTTTAAAGAAGGCATTAGAAAAAAAAGGCATGGAGCTTAACAGTTCTTTTACCCTTCAGATGCCCAGTAATTATATAATCGGTTCTGATGTGGAATCACAGGAAGAGGCAAGTAAAAAACTTCAAGCTGCTGCTCAGAAGCTGATTGAAATTGGTGAAGTCGTTAAAAATTACAAAAAAGGATTTTTTCATACGCTTCCTGGCAATATGCCCGGTATGAAATCGAAACTGGCTGGTTCCATGTTTAATCAGTTTGCCCGAAGCACGGGTAAGTTTTATGCCAATGATGAATGTAATCAGTGTGGACTTTGCGTGAAAATTTGTCCGCTTCATACTATTTCATTAGAGGATAAGCCGGTTTGGGGAAAAGACTGCACCATGTGTTTGGCATGTATTAATCGGTGTCCCAAGAAAGCTATTCAGTATGGTAAAAATACTGAGAAAAGAGGGCGTTATAGTCACCCAGATCTAAAATGA
- a CDS encoding carbon-nitrogen family hydrolase: MGENRGERMKIAGIQLAVVAGQIETNFKKAEEWIRKAAQAGADVVVLPEMFVGGFLSKLPMEELADPDGKRTKSFLSKLSKELNMNIVGGSVATTKAGKYYNTAYVADRQGQIIADYDKIHLFSYAGEEKRYSAGESLVEFFLDGIKCSVMVCYDLRFPEIFRKQSLSGCEIIFLPAQWPTPRIDHWRILNQARAIENQLFMVSINGCGKANKDIQNGGNSLMIDPWGEIIADGGEEPQEKMIIGDLDLALVKKVREKMTVFVDRQPLAYRIEES, from the coding sequence ATGGGTGAAAACAGAGGTGAAAGAATGAAGATTGCTGGAATTCAGCTGGCGGTAGTTGCCGGCCAGATAGAGACAAACTTTAAAAAAGCCGAAGAATGGATCAGAAAGGCGGCTCAAGCGGGTGCTGATGTTGTAGTCTTGCCGGAAATGTTTGTCGGCGGGTTTTTATCAAAGCTTCCGATGGAAGAACTGGCTGACCCAGATGGAAAGCGGACAAAAAGTTTTTTATCGAAGTTATCAAAAGAATTAAATATGAATATTGTCGGCGGTTCGGTGGCGACAACAAAGGCTGGCAAATACTATAATACCGCCTATGTTGCAGATCGACAGGGGCAAATTATCGCTGACTATGATAAGATTCATCTCTTTTCCTATGCCGGTGAAGAAAAGCGATATTCAGCGGGCGAAAGCCTGGTCGAATTCTTCCTGGACGGCATCAAATGTTCAGTGATGGTTTGTTATGATTTGCGGTTTCCGGAAATTTTCAGAAAGCAGTCCTTGTCCGGATGTGAGATTATTTTTCTGCCAGCGCAATGGCCGACTCCCAGAATTGATCACTGGCGGATTCTTAATCAGGCCAGAGCCATTGAAAACCAGTTGTTTATGGTGTCAATTAATGGTTGTGGAAAAGCCAACAAGGATATTCAAAACGGTGGAAATTCTTTAATGATTGATCCCTGGGGGGAGATAATAGCTGATGGGGGCGAAGAGCCCCAGGAAAAAATGATTATTGGGGACCTGGACCTGGCACTAGTAAAGAAGGTGCGGGAGAAAATGACTGTTTTCGTAGACCGGCAGCCTTTGGCATACCGTATAGAAGAAAGTTAA
- a CDS encoding helix-turn-helix domain-containing protein: protein MTITFSQIYHPFNKNFRLINPAPERNIIGSGRISRKCNRLSPDYLYVGKTTQLPPAEKLYNCNLVLLEDKAIDLSYYEISSLNMLITDNPLEFKKIQDKIRDIFELQLKINNYAYNLLNLCQNGASIQEILDTGYKTLNNPMMLFNTSFGLLAHAGTQYVQNEPLLERTIEKGYQEKEFLDKILDESALNPDHQNIIIKEKGILNHSLITGKIVRNNQLLGYLELFECNKPVSDINLQQLSLLCQFLSIALIETTSKNLAGNTLIESFLTDLLENRIQGQSAIEERANLFNLVLYDSMVAITVAYNDILHNPEKIYLLKKKLQNHFNKHTVVVFEHRIVILFDSKNSASPLSLEELDRFEAILKEDHCIAGISLPFSSIAKFHKHYKQSLACIEIMRRLNYASPLLKYDDCKTTHMMLHYSDICDLEGLVCDEVKLLFACDNDKGSELADTLFFFARNRQDITATAKKMNLHYNTIKYRINQIVELTDIDFDDPRKMYDIIVSDQALNLIKQIDSIKESRV, encoded by the coding sequence ATGACGATTACATTCTCCCAAATCTATCATCCCTTTAATAAAAATTTCAGGCTGATTAATCCTGCCCCTGAACGAAATATCATCGGTTCTGGTCGTATAAGTCGTAAGTGTAATCGTTTATCTCCAGATTATCTTTATGTCGGAAAAACCACTCAGTTACCGCCAGCCGAAAAACTTTATAATTGTAACCTGGTTCTGCTGGAAGATAAAGCAATTGATCTTTCGTATTATGAAATCAGTTCTCTGAATATGCTAATTACCGACAATCCTCTGGAATTTAAAAAAATCCAGGATAAAATCCGGGATATCTTTGAACTGCAGCTCAAGATTAACAACTATGCCTATAACCTTTTAAACTTGTGCCAAAACGGTGCAAGCATTCAGGAAATTCTTGATACTGGTTACAAAACACTCAACAACCCGATGATGCTGTTCAATACGTCTTTTGGACTCCTGGCCCACGCAGGCACACAATATGTTCAAAATGAACCGCTTCTAGAAAGAACAATTGAAAAAGGCTATCAGGAAAAAGAATTTCTCGACAAAATATTGGACGAAAGCGCTCTCAATCCGGATCATCAAAATATTATCATTAAGGAAAAAGGAATTCTCAACCACTCCTTAATCACTGGTAAAATTGTTCGTAACAACCAGCTGCTTGGCTACCTTGAACTTTTTGAATGCAACAAACCAGTTTCTGATATTAACCTCCAGCAATTGAGCCTTTTGTGTCAGTTCCTATCGATCGCATTAATCGAAACGACAAGTAAGAATCTAGCAGGCAACACTTTGATTGAAAGTTTTTTAACTGACCTGCTGGAAAACAGAATTCAGGGCCAGTCTGCGATCGAAGAAAGGGCCAACCTATTTAACCTGGTACTCTATGACTCTATGGTTGCGATCACCGTCGCTTATAACGACATCCTGCATAATCCCGAAAAAATATATCTGCTTAAAAAGAAGCTGCAAAACCATTTTAATAAACATACCGTTGTCGTTTTTGAGCACAGGATTGTTATTCTTTTTGATTCAAAAAACTCTGCCAGTCCACTGTCATTAGAAGAACTCGACCGTTTTGAAGCGATACTGAAAGAAGACCACTGTATAGCAGGGATCAGTCTACCCTTTTCTTCCATCGCAAAATTTCACAAACATTACAAACAATCATTAGCCTGTATTGAAATTATGAGACGGCTTAACTACGCTTCGCCACTGCTAAAATACGATGATTGTAAAACAACTCATATGATGCTGCATTACAGTGATATTTGTGATCTCGAAGGCCTGGTTTGCGATGAAGTAAAACTTCTGTTCGCCTGTGATAACGATAAGGGCAGCGAACTTGCAGACACTTTGTTTTTCTTTGCCCGAAACCGTCAGGACATTACTGCAACCGCTAAAAAAATGAATTTGCATTATAATACCATTAAATACCGGATTAATCAGATTGTCGAACTGACTGATATTGACTTTGATGATCCCCGAAAAATGTATGATATCATCGTATCAGATCAGGCGCTTAATCTTATTAAACAAATAGACTCTATAAAGGAAAGCAGAGTATAA
- a CDS encoding aldehyde ferredoxin oxidoreductase C-terminal domain-containing protein, whose protein sequence is MDKIMWKTIRINAKNNLIVEESYKEDYLGLGGRSLIAQFLMDEVNPACDPLGDEAKIIFCTSMFAGSGLVCANRLSVGAKSPLTNGIKESNVGGNAAAAFAGHNLRAIVIEDCPEADASMKYVLIQADGKLSLEDATDYEGMNNYEFVKEMQDEFGEKVSVISIGTAGERLYKNSSLQVTEFGTNYPCRAAGRGGLGSVLGSKRIKGIVIQKASDKNEIEYADPGIFQKIKKELNQSVIESSKENPFALVGTASTIDAVGPAGIMPTHNFTGTISEELENIKSDKFMEFVNKNGKNQHPCQAGCLVKCSNIVKDDDGNFLTGGFEYETIALCGPNCDIYDYEAIAKMDRMCDDIGLDTIETGATIALCMEAGLIPWGDAQAALGLYQQISDGTDLGNLLGQGAALVGKHFNSKRIPTCKNQALPGYDPRGSIGTGYTYATTSMGADHTAGITLGPDDPSDIDGAIASSNMMQHIFAMADSMTCMMAMATLGGQLDKVADLYNAMYGTNINVDDLFAAADRTLQLEKEFNRQVGWKPEDNVIPEFFRNEPLPSTGRKFDIPAKLLSVEASQ, encoded by the coding sequence ATGGATAAAATAATGTGGAAAACCATAAGAATTAATGCTAAAAATAATTTAATTGTTGAAGAAAGCTATAAGGAAGATTACTTAGGCCTGGGAGGAAGAAGTCTGATTGCACAATTTTTAATGGATGAGGTTAACCCGGCCTGTGATCCACTTGGTGATGAGGCAAAGATAATTTTTTGTACCAGTATGTTCGCTGGCAGTGGATTAGTTTGCGCTAATCGTCTTTCAGTCGGAGCTAAGAGTCCCTTGACGAACGGCATAAAAGAATCAAATGTCGGGGGAAATGCCGCTGCTGCCTTTGCCGGACACAACTTGCGTGCGATTGTGATTGAAGACTGCCCGGAAGCAGATGCTTCAATGAAGTATGTACTCATTCAAGCGGATGGTAAGCTTAGTCTGGAAGATGCGACAGATTATGAAGGAATGAACAATTATGAATTTGTAAAAGAGATGCAGGATGAATTCGGCGAAAAGGTTTCAGTAATTTCCATTGGAACAGCTGGTGAGCGCTTATACAAAAATTCTTCTTTGCAGGTCACAGAGTTTGGAACCAATTATCCCTGTCGGGCAGCTGGTCGCGGCGGCTTAGGATCAGTATTGGGGTCCAAAAGGATTAAAGGGATCGTCATTCAAAAAGCCAGTGATAAAAATGAAATCGAATATGCTGACCCGGGTATATTCCAGAAGATTAAAAAGGAACTTAATCAGTCGGTAATTGAATCGTCAAAAGAGAATCCATTTGCTTTAGTTGGAACAGCATCTACTATAGATGCCGTTGGTCCAGCGGGCATTATGCCTACCCACAATTTTACTGGGACGATTTCCGAAGAATTGGAAAATATTAAATCGGATAAATTTATGGAATTTGTCAATAAGAACGGGAAAAACCAGCATCCTTGTCAGGCGGGTTGCCTGGTGAAATGTTCAAACATTGTCAAAGATGATGACGGTAATTTTTTGACGGGTGGTTTTGAATATGAAACTATTGCACTTTGTGGTCCTAATTGTGATATTTATGACTATGAAGCCATCGCCAAAATGGACCGGATGTGTGATGATATCGGCCTTGATACAATTGAAACAGGCGCAACTATTGCCTTATGCATGGAAGCAGGTCTAATCCCCTGGGGCGATGCACAAGCCGCTTTGGGGCTTTATCAGCAAATATCCGATGGAACTGACTTGGGGAATTTGCTTGGGCAGGGAGCTGCTTTAGTAGGTAAACATTTTAACAGCAAGCGAATCCCAACCTGCAAGAATCAGGCCTTGCCTGGATATGACCCGCGAGGTTCTATCGGGACTGGCTATACCTATGCGACAACTTCAATGGGAGCCGATCATACAGCGGGAATTACTCTGGGTCCTGATGATCCAAGCGATATTGATGGAGCGATAGCAAGCTCCAATATGATGCAGCATATTTTTGCTATGGCAGATAGCATGACGTGTATGATGGCTATGGCAACTTTAGGTGGTCAGCTCGATAAGGTCGCTGATTTATATAATGCCATGTATGGAACAAATATTAATGTGGATGATCTGTTTGCAGCAGCCGATAGAACATTACAGCTGGAAAAAGAATTTAACCGGCAAGTGGGCTGGAAACCTGAAGATAATGTTATTCCTGAATTCTTTAGAAATGAACCACTGCCTTCAACTGGAAGAAAATTTGATATTCCAGCCAAGTTGCTGTCGGTAGAAGCCTCACAATGA
- a CDS encoding glycyl-radical enzyme activating protein — protein sequence MQEKEVLGKVYDIQGFSVQDGPGIRTTVFLKGCPLRCPWCHSPESQSFASELSWMAIKCIGVEKCGRCLEACPKGAISLGEMEKNAATDEVNQKIVIDRSICDDCGECTKACYPGALFMCGKDYTVEDLIEKVSKDIPFYKQSGGGVTISGGEALSQPQFTLEVLKGLKEREIHTALDTTGFADIKHLQAVIPYVDLFLYDLKNSDGDLHKRVTGVANDRILENARWIAENGGKMQIRIPIIPGFNDSEENFHKTGEFCRSLGEAISVIQILPYHNLGVTKYQRIRTTAPIFEVKPPSDEKVATLKALLESYDLNVIVH from the coding sequence TTGCAGGAGAAAGAAGTACTGGGAAAAGTTTATGATATTCAGGGTTTTTCTGTACAAGATGGACCTGGTATCCGGACAACTGTGTTTTTAAAGGGATGTCCCCTTCGATGTCCCTGGTGTCACAGTCCGGAATCCCAATCGTTTGCCAGTGAACTGAGTTGGATGGCCATAAAATGTATTGGTGTTGAAAAGTGCGGCAGGTGTCTGGAGGCTTGTCCCAAGGGTGCTATTTCTCTGGGAGAGATGGAAAAAAATGCTGCAACAGATGAAGTGAATCAGAAAATTGTAATTGACCGATCGATTTGTGATGATTGCGGTGAATGTACAAAAGCCTGTTATCCGGGAGCTTTGTTTATGTGCGGAAAAGATTATACCGTTGAAGATTTGATTGAGAAGGTGAGTAAAGATATTCCCTTTTATAAGCAGTCTGGTGGTGGGGTGACTATTTCCGGCGGTGAGGCCCTTTCACAGCCGCAATTTACCCTGGAGGTGTTAAAAGGACTAAAAGAGAGAGAAATCCATACGGCATTGGATACTACTGGGTTTGCGGATATTAAACATCTGCAGGCTGTCATCCCTTATGTGGATTTGTTTTTGTATGATCTTAAAAATTCAGATGGAGACCTGCATAAGCGTGTAACCGGTGTTGCCAATGACCGGATCCTGGAGAATGCCCGTTGGATAGCAGAAAATGGCGGGAAAATGCAGATTAGAATACCGATTATTCCCGGTTTTAATGATTCAGAAGAAAACTTTCACAAAACTGGGGAATTTTGCCGATCGCTTGGAGAGGCAATATCAGTGATTCAGATTCTGCCCTACCATAATCTGGGTGTGACCAAGTATCAGAGAATCCGTACAACAGCACCAATTTTTGAGGTAAAGCCGCCATCCGATGAAAAAGTGGCAACTCTAAAAGCGCTGCTGGAAAGTTATGATTTAAATGTTATCGTGCATTAG